From Synechococcus sp. A10-1-5-1, a single genomic window includes:
- a CDS encoding RNA methyltransferase yields MSLPEQLLLSELLRRRVRCDQGLDHGLGVAAWMHPPVHRLLGWFSKPSALGDRREVWRLNQLRGLAELELFVRGDAAPTEITTMDRLPTLIEATVLGQDGEPLGHIADAAVDLSSGQILHYLVSRSDPRLPGTSRWRLAPARINDQQPGMVFTSLAGLDDLPLAKASVRQEFLRRSKRWREQMQEETSRWRDQVQNAGERFEERLEGWLEEPPWEEEVERPSSGQETWDEWNEADAPQPRRRQQDDPWI; encoded by the coding sequence GTGAGCCTCCCCGAACAGCTCCTGCTCAGCGAGTTGCTTCGCCGCCGGGTTCGTTGCGATCAGGGCCTTGATCACGGGTTGGGTGTCGCCGCCTGGATGCACCCTCCGGTGCATCGCCTCCTCGGTTGGTTCTCCAAACCTTCGGCCTTGGGGGATCGCCGAGAGGTCTGGCGGCTGAATCAGTTGCGCGGTCTGGCCGAACTCGAGCTGTTCGTCCGGGGGGATGCGGCTCCTACCGAAATCACCACGATGGATCGCTTGCCCACCTTGATCGAGGCGACCGTCCTCGGCCAAGACGGCGAGCCCCTGGGGCATATCGCCGATGCCGCCGTGGATCTCAGCAGCGGTCAGATCCTCCACTACCTGGTGTCCCGCAGCGATCCAAGACTTCCGGGGACGAGCCGTTGGCGCCTGGCCCCTGCGCGCATCAACGATCAACAACCTGGCATGGTCTTTACCTCCCTGGCTGGTTTGGATGATCTCCCCCTGGCCAAAGCCAGCGTCCGCCAGGAGTTCCTGCGCCGCTCCAAGCGTTGGCGAGAGCAGATGCAGGAGGAAACCTCCCGCTGGCGTGATCAGGTTCAGAACGCTGGCGAGCGTTTCGAGGAACGGCTGGAAGGTTGGTTGGAGGAACCTCCATGGGAGGAGGAAGTCGAGCGCCCCTCTTCAGGGCAGGAGACCTGGGATGAGTGGAACGAAGCGGATGCGCCGCAGCCCCGTCGCCGCCAGCAAGACGATCCCTGGATTTAA
- the purL gene encoding phosphoribosylformylglycinamidine synthase subunit PurL: MVAAPDYSVAEALKKENLSQADYDEICRRLGRAPNRAELGMFGVMWSEHCCYRNSRPLLQGFPTTGPRILVGPGENAGVVDLGEGQRLAFKIESHNHPSAVEPFQGAATGVGGILRDIFTMGARPIALLNALRFGPLEDERNVGLMEGVVAGIAHYGNCVGVPTVGGEVAFDASYSGNPLVNAMALGLMETENIVCSGAEGVGFPVVYVGSTTGRDGMGGASFASAELTEASLDDRPAVQVGDPFLEKGLIEACLDAFQSGDVVAAQDMGAAGLTCSCSEMAAKGGLGIELDLDRVPAREAGMTPYEFLLSESQERMLFVVKPGREAALMERFTRWGLQAAVVGRVLEDNIVRVLQNGEVAAEVPASALADDTPINRHELLSEPPAAIQEHWRWSEEQLPPASTSGVNGQSWSETLLALLDDPTIASKRWVYRQYDHQVQANTVVPPGGADAAVVRLRPQADTQAATRGVAAVVDCPNRWVALDPERGGMAAVAEAARNLSCVGAEPLAVTDNLNFPSPETPTGYWQLASACRGLSTACSALDTPVTGGNVSLYNETRMPDGSMLPIHPTPVVGMVGLVHDLSHVRGQAWQDAGDVIWMLGVPLEAGETPADGRLGLAGTSYLERIHGAVTGRPPEIDLELERSVQAFLRQAITQGLVKSAHDLSDGGLAVAAAECCMASGLGAHLELPSSAARLDRLLFAEGGARILVSVSPAQTVAWQEALDASGIPAQCLGVVEDDSELSITQAGSNLLTTPIAQMRERFEQAIPRRMGVDLPPTA, translated from the coding sequence GTGGTCGCAGCCCCTGACTACTCCGTAGCTGAAGCGCTGAAAAAGGAGAACCTCAGCCAAGCCGACTACGACGAGATTTGTCGCCGCCTGGGCCGGGCCCCCAATCGGGCCGAACTCGGCATGTTCGGGGTGATGTGGTCGGAGCACTGTTGTTACCGCAACTCCAGACCCCTGCTCCAGGGCTTCCCCACAACGGGGCCGCGGATTTTGGTGGGTCCCGGTGAGAACGCGGGCGTCGTGGATTTGGGCGAAGGTCAACGCCTGGCCTTCAAGATCGAGAGCCACAACCACCCCTCAGCAGTGGAGCCCTTCCAGGGCGCTGCCACCGGTGTGGGCGGCATCCTGCGGGACATCTTCACCATGGGTGCCCGTCCGATTGCCCTGCTGAATGCTCTGCGTTTTGGCCCGCTTGAGGACGAGCGCAACGTGGGCCTAATGGAAGGTGTGGTGGCGGGCATTGCCCACTACGGCAACTGCGTGGGCGTGCCCACCGTCGGTGGTGAGGTGGCCTTTGACGCCAGCTATTCCGGCAACCCTTTGGTCAATGCCATGGCCCTGGGCCTGATGGAGACCGAGAACATTGTCTGCTCGGGAGCCGAGGGCGTCGGCTTCCCGGTGGTCTACGTCGGCAGTACGACCGGCCGGGACGGCATGGGTGGCGCCAGCTTTGCCTCGGCGGAGTTGACCGAAGCGTCCTTGGATGATCGCCCCGCTGTTCAGGTGGGGGATCCCTTCCTCGAAAAGGGCCTGATTGAGGCCTGCCTGGATGCCTTCCAAAGCGGTGATGTGGTCGCGGCCCAGGACATGGGGGCTGCAGGTCTGACCTGCAGTTGTTCGGAGATGGCCGCCAAGGGTGGCCTGGGTATCGAATTGGATCTCGATCGCGTGCCCGCCCGTGAGGCCGGCATGACTCCCTACGAGTTCCTGCTGAGCGAATCCCAGGAGCGGATGCTCTTTGTGGTGAAGCCCGGCCGCGAAGCGGCGCTGATGGAGCGCTTTACCCGTTGGGGCCTGCAGGCGGCCGTCGTTGGCCGTGTCCTGGAGGACAACATCGTTCGGGTGTTGCAGAACGGTGAAGTCGCTGCTGAGGTGCCTGCAAGTGCGCTGGCGGATGACACGCCGATCAACCGCCATGAACTGTTGAGTGAGCCCCCGGCAGCCATTCAGGAGCACTGGCGCTGGTCCGAGGAGCAGCTGCCGCCGGCCTCCACGTCCGGCGTCAACGGTCAAAGCTGGAGTGAGACGCTCTTGGCCTTGCTGGATGACCCCACCATCGCTTCCAAGCGTTGGGTCTACCGCCAGTACGACCACCAGGTGCAGGCCAACACGGTGGTGCCCCCCGGCGGAGCTGATGCGGCGGTAGTGCGTCTGCGTCCCCAGGCCGACACCCAGGCGGCGACCCGCGGTGTGGCCGCCGTCGTGGATTGCCCTAACCGTTGGGTGGCCCTGGATCCCGAGCGGGGTGGTATGGCGGCCGTGGCCGAGGCCGCGCGCAACCTCAGTTGCGTAGGCGCCGAGCCCCTGGCGGTGACCGACAACCTCAACTTCCCCTCCCCGGAGACCCCGACCGGCTACTGGCAATTGGCCTCCGCCTGCCGCGGTCTCTCAACCGCTTGCTCGGCCCTGGATACCCCGGTGACCGGCGGCAACGTCTCCTTGTACAACGAGACCCGGATGCCTGACGGCTCCATGCTGCCGATCCATCCAACCCCGGTGGTGGGCATGGTCGGCTTGGTCCATGACCTCAGCCATGTCCGCGGTCAGGCCTGGCAGGACGCGGGCGATGTGATCTGGATGCTGGGTGTTCCTCTGGAAGCGGGTGAGACTCCAGCCGATGGCCGCTTGGGCCTGGCCGGCACGAGCTACCTCGAGCGGATTCATGGAGCCGTGACCGGGCGTCCACCGGAGATTGACCTGGAGCTGGAGCGTTCGGTTCAGGCGTTTCTGCGCCAGGCCATCACCCAAGGGCTGGTGAAGTCGGCCCACGACCTCAGTGATGGTGGACTCGCCGTGGCTGCTGCGGAGTGCTGCATGGCTTCGGGCTTGGGAGCCCATCTGGAGCTTCCCTCCAGTGCCGCTCGCCTTGATCGCCTGCTGTTTGCCGAAGGCGGCGCGCGCATCTTGGTGAGCGTCTCGCCGGCTCAAACGGTCGCTTGGCAGGAGGCCCTGGATGCCAGTGGCATTCCCGCGCAGTGCCTTGGTGTGGTGGAAGACGACAGTGAGCTCTCGATCACCCAGGCGGGTTCGAACCTGCTCACCACCCCCATTGCCCAGATGCGTGAGCGCTTTGAGCAAGCGATTCCCCGGCGCATGGGCGTCGATCTCCCCCCGACGGCCTGA
- the purF gene encoding amidophosphoribosyltransferase — protein MHNVEVNLKLGCAVTDPTPSLDRPDKPEEACGVFAVLASDQPVANLTYFGLYALQHRGQESAGIAVFDAEPGSAPKVRLHKDMGLVSKVFTPEVLERLPGQLAIGHNRYSTTGSSKACNAQPVLLNTRLGPMAFAHNGNLVNAGELRTALASDVPEAEFTSTTDSELIAFAIQQAVNAGSDWDSAIRAAAGRCRGAFSLVIGTPEGLFALRDGHGIRPLVFGHMGEPSEARWVVSSETCGLDIIGSSFDGDIEPGEIVHFRLGQSEPVRSRWAEEPSKLCVFEMIYFARPDSRFFGESLYSYRVRIGEVLARETPIEADIVIGVPDSGIPAAIGYSQYSGIPFGDGLIKNRYVGRTFIQPTQAMREAGIRVKLNPLPDVLAGKRVVVIDDSIVRGTTSRKLVAAIRDAGATEVHMRISSPPVTHPCFYGIDTDTQDQLIAARLTLEEISAHLGVDSLAYLSKEGMVEAAHANAEHFCTACFDGAYPIEMDSSVSGSKLMLEPAGIAKSLKTH, from the coding sequence ATGCACAATGTTGAAGTAAATCTGAAGCTGGGATGCGCCGTGACTGACCCCACCCCCAGCCTCGATAGACCGGACAAGCCCGAAGAGGCCTGCGGCGTCTTTGCGGTCCTGGCCAGCGATCAGCCGGTGGCCAACCTCACCTACTTCGGCCTCTACGCCCTTCAACACCGCGGTCAGGAATCGGCGGGGATCGCCGTCTTTGATGCGGAACCAGGCAGTGCCCCCAAGGTGCGCCTGCACAAGGACATGGGTTTGGTGAGCAAGGTGTTCACCCCCGAGGTCCTCGAGCGCCTTCCCGGTCAGCTCGCGATTGGCCACAACCGCTATTCCACGACGGGTTCGAGCAAGGCCTGCAACGCGCAGCCGGTGTTGCTTAACACCCGGCTGGGCCCAATGGCCTTTGCCCACAACGGCAACCTGGTCAACGCCGGGGAATTGCGGACGGCCCTGGCCAGCGATGTCCCCGAAGCGGAATTCACCTCGACGACCGATTCAGAGCTGATCGCCTTTGCGATTCAGCAGGCCGTGAATGCCGGCAGCGATTGGGACAGCGCCATTCGCGCGGCAGCCGGACGCTGCCGCGGCGCCTTCAGCTTGGTGATCGGCACCCCCGAAGGCCTGTTTGCCCTGCGGGATGGCCATGGCATTCGCCCCTTGGTGTTTGGCCACATGGGTGAACCCAGCGAAGCCCGCTGGGTGGTGAGCAGCGAGACCTGCGGTCTGGACATCATTGGTTCGAGCTTCGATGGGGATATCGAGCCGGGCGAAATCGTCCACTTCCGTCTTGGTCAGTCCGAGCCGGTGCGCAGCCGCTGGGCGGAAGAGCCCTCCAAGCTCTGCGTCTTCGAAATGATCTACTTCGCGAGGCCCGATAGCCGTTTCTTCGGCGAATCCCTCTACAGCTACCGGGTGCGTATTGGTGAGGTGCTGGCCCGTGAAACCCCCATCGAGGCCGACATCGTCATCGGTGTACCTGACTCCGGGATCCCCGCCGCGATTGGCTACTCGCAATACAGCGGCATCCCCTTCGGTGACGGTCTGATCAAGAACCGCTACGTCGGCCGCACCTTCATTCAGCCCACCCAGGCCATGCGAGAAGCCGGGATTCGCGTGAAGCTCAATCCCCTGCCGGATGTGCTGGCCGGAAAGCGTGTGGTGGTGATCGACGACTCGATTGTCCGGGGCACAACCAGCCGTAAGTTGGTGGCGGCGATCCGCGATGCCGGGGCCACTGAGGTGCACATGCGGATCAGCTCACCGCCGGTGACCCACCCCTGCTTCTACGGCATCGACACCGATACCCAAGATCAGCTGATCGCGGCTCGACTGACCCTCGAGGAGATCTCCGCTCACCTGGGGGTCGATTCACTGGCTTATCTGAGCAAAGAGGGCATGGTGGAAGCCGCCCATGCCAATGCAGAGCATTTCTGCACCGCTTGTTTTGACGGGGCCTACCCGATTGAGATGGATTCTTCGGTCAGTGGCAGCAAGCTGATGCTTGAGCCCGCTGGAATCGCTAAATCATTGAAAACTCATTAA
- a CDS encoding nucleotidyltransferase family protein → MNRRVNNWSTLTLPLESSFSDALEAINQGGYQVALITNKDGKLLGMITDSDIRKALLKHISLEHNVKDVMNASPLVAPPELNDNEAKIIMSLNHFFHLPIVDQNGVLVGLHVADQLGFPEIRKETFVVMAGGRGKRLMPLTEKIPKPMLPVKGKPMLEHIISNAKAEGFENIAISVNYLAEKIIDHFGDGTNYGVNIEYIKEDKPLGTAGALANLPPRLKQHSCVVTNADLITEVSYVDLLLQSHREKADGLMAVRVQEWQNPFGIVRTKGNSIVGIEEKPIYRQQVNAGIYVISPSLLKLLNKDIYCDMPDLFTKALGLGMNLKAFPIHESWIDIGRHADYKSVNLD, encoded by the coding sequence ATGAACAGAAGAGTGAATAACTGGTCCACTTTAACTCTCCCGCTAGAGAGTTCTTTCTCTGATGCGCTAGAGGCAATTAATCAGGGTGGGTATCAAGTTGCATTAATAACAAATAAAGACGGAAAACTTCTGGGAATGATTACAGATAGCGACATTAGGAAAGCCCTATTAAAACATATAAGTCTAGAACATAACGTCAAAGACGTCATGAATGCCAGTCCACTCGTCGCCCCTCCTGAACTAAATGACAATGAAGCAAAAATTATAATGAGTTTAAATCATTTTTTTCATCTTCCTATTGTTGATCAAAATGGCGTCCTTGTTGGCCTCCACGTAGCCGATCAACTCGGTTTTCCTGAAATCAGAAAAGAAACATTTGTAGTTATGGCTGGTGGACGAGGAAAACGTTTAATGCCATTAACAGAAAAGATACCTAAGCCGATGCTTCCAGTAAAAGGCAAACCGATGCTTGAGCATATTATTTCTAATGCAAAGGCTGAAGGATTTGAAAATATTGCGATTTCAGTTAATTACTTGGCAGAGAAAATTATCGATCATTTTGGTGATGGGACTAATTATGGTGTCAATATTGAATACATCAAAGAAGATAAACCACTTGGGACTGCAGGAGCTCTCGCCAACCTTCCACCACGTTTAAAACAACATTCTTGCGTTGTTACAAATGCTGACCTAATAACTGAAGTATCATACGTAGATCTATTGCTGCAATCTCATCGAGAAAAAGCAGATGGATTAATGGCGGTCAGAGTTCAAGAATGGCAGAACCCGTTCGGCATCGTCAGAACCAAAGGAAACTCCATTGTTGGAATTGAGGAAAAACCAATTTATCGTCAACAGGTAAATGCAGGTATATATGTAATTTCTCCTTCTTTATTAAAGTTACTCAACAAGGATATTTATTGTGATATGCCAGATTTATTCACAAAGGCCCTTGGCCTCGGCATGAACTTAAAAGCGTTTCCAATCCATGAGTCTTGGATAGATATAGGCAGGCATGCGGATTATAAATCAGTTAATCTCGATTGA
- the neuC gene encoding UDP-N-acetylglucosamine 2-epimerase encodes MAKHPAQRTVAVFTGNRSEYGLLRHLIAGIAADPGLSLRLIVSGSHLAASHGNTLAEIEADGHQPAALVPLALDQTPPPSMAALSAEALAGVAEALERLQPELLIVLGDRYEAFAAAAAAHLVGIPVVHLHGGETTQGAVDDRLRHAITQLSTWHFAATEPYRKRVIAMGNPPENVFNVGPMVLDGLLAAPPASRSAFELATGYRFGSSNLLITYHPETLLEDRGVAGFEALLQALEVTPCQVLFTHPNADAGRDQLLALLQAFMQQHPHRSWVVPSLGQELYLAALQLFEAMAGNSSSGVIEAPLLGMPVLNIGDRQAGRLRHGHVHDVPPDVELIRGVLEQVLEAGRLISWPRPRPNFTSSPSSAILSWLRAESGR; translated from the coding sequence ATGGCTAAACACCCTGCACAACGGACCGTCGCCGTATTCACCGGTAACCGATCCGAATACGGCCTGCTGCGCCATCTAATCGCTGGGATCGCCGCTGACCCAGGCCTCAGCCTCCGGCTGATCGTGAGCGGCAGCCATCTCGCCGCCAGCCATGGCAACACCCTCGCCGAGATCGAAGCCGATGGCCATCAGCCCGCTGCTCTAGTGCCACTCGCGCTGGATCAAACGCCTCCGCCCTCGATGGCGGCCCTGAGCGCTGAGGCGCTGGCTGGTGTGGCGGAAGCGCTCGAGCGCTTGCAACCGGAGCTGCTAATTGTCCTAGGCGATCGCTATGAGGCGTTTGCCGCCGCCGCCGCCGCCCATCTGGTGGGGATTCCGGTGGTGCATCTCCACGGCGGCGAAACCACCCAGGGTGCTGTGGATGATCGCCTGCGCCATGCGATCACCCAGCTCAGCACCTGGCATTTCGCGGCTACCGAGCCCTACCGCAAACGGGTTATCGCGATGGGCAATCCCCCTGAGAACGTGTTCAATGTGGGGCCCATGGTGCTCGATGGCCTACTGGCAGCACCGCCCGCGAGCCGCAGCGCTTTTGAGCTAGCCACTGGCTACCGTTTTGGCTCGAGCAACCTGTTGATCACGTATCACCCCGAAACCTTGTTGGAAGATCGGGGCGTCGCAGGGTTTGAGGCCCTGTTGCAGGCACTGGAAGTCACGCCCTGCCAGGTGCTGTTCACACATCCCAATGCCGATGCCGGCCGTGATCAGCTTCTGGCTCTACTGCAGGCATTTATGCAGCAGCATCCACATCGGAGCTGGGTGGTGCCATCCCTGGGGCAGGAGCTCTACCTGGCAGCATTGCAGCTGTTTGAAGCCATGGCCGGCAATTCCTCTAGCGGTGTGATCGAAGCACCATTGCTCGGCATGCCAGTGCTCAACATCGGAGATCGCCAAGCCGGCCGGCTGCGCCATGGCCACGTTCACGACGTGCCCCCGGATGTGGAATTGATCCGGGGTGTACTGGAGCAGGTGCTGGAGGCTGGCAGGCTGATCAGCTGGCCACGGCCGCGCCCAAATTTCACTTCGTCCCCTTCGTCCGCAATTTTGTCCTGGCTCCGGGCTGAAAGCGGGCGATAA
- the neuB gene encoding N-acetylneuraminate synthase, whose product MATLVIAEAGVNHNGDLALAKQLVDAAVAAGADAVKFQTFSAADLVTASAPKADYQTSNDGAGGQREMLERLELSPAQHRELAAYCRNCGISFLSTAFGIPELELLLELGIGAIKVPSGEITHRPLLEGMATAAASRHLPVYLSTGMSTLGEVEAALEVFLEAGVPRGAVTLMHCLSAYPAPEEQINLRALSSLAVAFGCPVGYSDHTLGLTAPVAATALGAMVIEKHLTLDVSLPGPDHRASLEPEPFAAMVAAIRSCERMLGDGRKQPQLAEENTRQVARRSLRAARFIAAGQPFLPDDLICQRPADGLSPMSYPHVLGRQAHRSYKPGEAIDG is encoded by the coding sequence ATGGCCACTCTTGTAATCGCCGAAGCCGGGGTTAACCACAACGGTGATCTGGCTCTTGCAAAGCAGCTGGTGGATGCGGCGGTCGCTGCCGGCGCCGATGCCGTGAAATTCCAAACTTTCAGCGCTGCCGACCTGGTCACAGCCTCAGCGCCCAAGGCCGATTATCAGACAAGCAACGACGGTGCTGGCGGCCAGCGCGAGATGCTCGAGCGACTTGAGCTCAGTCCTGCGCAGCATCGTGAGCTAGCGGCCTATTGCCGCAACTGCGGGATTAGCTTCCTCTCCACCGCCTTCGGCATTCCTGAACTGGAGCTTCTCCTCGAGCTAGGGATCGGTGCCATCAAAGTGCCATCTGGCGAGATCACCCATAGGCCCCTACTGGAAGGAATGGCAACTGCGGCCGCCAGCCGCCACTTGCCCGTGTATCTCTCCACCGGCATGAGCACGCTTGGTGAGGTGGAGGCGGCCCTCGAGGTGTTCCTGGAGGCCGGCGTGCCGCGGGGAGCTGTCACCCTGATGCATTGCCTCAGCGCCTATCCAGCGCCTGAGGAGCAGATCAACCTGCGGGCTTTGAGCAGCCTCGCGGTTGCCTTCGGCTGCCCGGTGGGCTATTCCGATCACACGCTGGGCCTCACGGCGCCCGTGGCGGCCACAGCGCTGGGAGCGATGGTGATTGAAAAGCATCTCACGCTAGATGTGAGTCTGCCGGGCCCGGATCACCGCGCCAGCCTGGAACCTGAGCCTTTTGCCGCCATGGTGGCGGCCATCCGCAGCTGCGAACGCATGCTCGGCGATGGCCGCAAGCAACCCCAACTCGCCGAGGAGAACACTCGCCAGGTGGCGCGCCGCAGCCTACGGGCCGCGCGCTTCATAGCAGCTGGGCAGCCATTTCTGCCGGACGATCTCATTTGCCAGCGGCCAGCTGATGGCCTCAGCCCGATGAGTTATCCACACGTGTTAGGCCGCCAGGCTCATCGCAGCTACAAGCCTGGTGAAGCGATTGATGGCTAA
- a CDS encoding NeuD/PglB/VioB family sugar acetyltransferase: protein MKPLLLIGCGGHARSLIDLVETEGHWRIHGLLGLPEQVGINVMGYQVIGTDADLGSLRGTCPSAVLAIGQLPDAAPRQRLATLLDRLSFHCPVLISPHSVVSQHAQLGAGTVVGHGAIVNAGAVVGSHCTLNTRALIEHDVQLGNHCHVSTGALVNGGVQLGPGCFVGSGAMLREGLQLPAGTVISAGKRVMGWPLL, encoded by the coding sequence ATGAAGCCTCTGCTGCTGATCGGCTGCGGAGGGCATGCCCGCTCCCTCATTGATCTGGTCGAAACCGAAGGTCATTGGCGCATCCACGGGTTATTGGGACTGCCCGAGCAAGTGGGCATCAACGTCATGGGGTATCAAGTCATTGGTACAGATGCAGATCTCGGTTCCCTGAGGGGCACCTGTCCATCGGCCGTTCTGGCCATCGGTCAGCTGCCGGATGCAGCCCCGCGCCAACGTCTGGCGACCCTGCTTGACCGACTCAGCTTCCACTGCCCCGTTCTGATTTCCCCCCATTCAGTGGTAAGCCAACATGCTCAGCTCGGCGCTGGCACTGTGGTTGGACATGGGGCGATCGTGAACGCCGGCGCTGTGGTGGGTAGCCACTGCACGCTCAACACCCGTGCGCTGATTGAGCACGATGTCCAGCTGGGTAATCACTGCCACGTGAGCACGGGTGCCCTGGTAAACGGAGGCGTACAGCTAGGACCTGGCTGTTTCGTCGGCAGCGGTGCGATGCTGCGCGAAGGCCTGCAGCTCCCCGCGGGCACCGTGATCAGCGCTGGCAAACGGGTGATGGGATGGCCACTCTTGTAA
- a CDS encoding LegC family aminotransferase → MSQAQAILRALQQVCGSSTGTPGQPIALHEPDFSGTQAWAYVRDCLDSGWVSTAGQWVTRFEQELCARTGAEHAVAVTNGTVALRLALHLVGVSADDEVLLPPLSFVATANAVAHLGAIPHFVDVEAGSLGMDPPALAAHLEAVAERREGGVFNRSTGRRLAAVLPVHVFGHPSRIQEVRAVADAWGLPLVEDAAEALGSWSDGNHCGLVGAVGTLSFNGNKLITTGGGGALLTQSTELAKRARHLSTTAKLPHSWAFEHDAVGWNDRMPNLNAALGVAQLEDLDRRLVAKRRLAERYATALENLTSVELVAEPEGCRSNHWLVTLRFLADDPAEAEAQRLQVLEAAHADGLLLRPVWRLLHQLPMYVDAPRGELVVAEGQACRLLNLPSSPQLDEGWSS, encoded by the coding sequence ATGAGCCAGGCGCAAGCGATCCTGAGGGCGCTGCAGCAGGTGTGCGGCAGTAGCACAGGAACACCGGGCCAACCAATAGCCCTGCATGAGCCCGATTTCAGCGGCACCCAGGCCTGGGCCTACGTGCGCGACTGCCTTGACAGCGGCTGGGTGAGCACCGCCGGCCAGTGGGTGACCCGCTTCGAGCAGGAGCTCTGCGCCCGCACAGGCGCCGAACATGCCGTGGCCGTCACAAACGGCACTGTGGCACTGCGCCTGGCGCTCCACCTCGTGGGTGTGTCAGCTGACGATGAGGTGTTGTTGCCGCCCCTGAGCTTTGTGGCCACGGCCAATGCCGTAGCCCATCTCGGGGCGATCCCTCACTTCGTGGATGTAGAGGCAGGCAGCCTCGGGATGGACCCACCGGCTCTAGCTGCCCACCTCGAAGCCGTTGCTGAACGGCGCGAGGGCGGCGTGTTCAACCGCAGCACTGGCCGGCGCCTAGCGGCTGTGTTGCCCGTGCATGTGTTCGGCCATCCCTCGCGAATCCAGGAGGTTCGGGCTGTAGCGGATGCTTGGGGACTGCCGCTGGTGGAAGATGCCGCTGAAGCGCTCGGGAGCTGGAGTGATGGGAACCACTGCGGCCTGGTTGGTGCTGTGGGCACACTCAGCTTCAACGGCAACAAGCTGATCACCACTGGTGGTGGGGGAGCTCTGCTCACCCAAAGCACCGAGTTGGCCAAGCGCGCCCGCCATCTCTCCACGACCGCCAAACTGCCCCACTCCTGGGCGTTTGAGCACGATGCCGTGGGCTGGAACGACCGCATGCCAAACCTCAACGCCGCCTTGGGAGTGGCCCAGTTGGAGGATCTGGACCGCCGCCTCGTAGCCAAGCGGCGGCTGGCTGAGCGCTACGCCACAGCCCTCGAGAACCTGACGAGTGTGGAACTGGTTGCTGAGCCCGAGGGCTGCCGCAGCAACCACTGGCTGGTCACCTTGCGCTTTCTGGCCGACGATCCAGCCGAAGCCGAAGCCCAGCGCTTGCAGGTTTTGGAGGCTGCACACGCCGACGGCCTGCTGCTGCGGCCCGTGTGGCGCCTGCTCCACCAACTGCCGATGTACGTAGATGCTCCGCGAGGTGAGCTTGTTGTGGCAGAAGGCCAAGCCTGCCGCCTGCTCAATCTGCCCAGCAGCCCTCAGTTGGATGAGGGCTGGAGCTCATGA
- a CDS encoding NAD-dependent 4,6-dehydratase LegB yields MKRKNRVLVTGADGFIGSHLVEYLIKEGYTVKAFCIYNSLGSWGWLDSLPPALQAELEVVLGDIRDPLCVREAMLGCDQVFHLAALIAIPYSYVAPASYIDTNIHGTLNVVQAARDLGVQRVVHTSTSETYGTAQFVPITEDHPLVGQSPYAASKIGADQIALSYWRSFETPVAVLRPFNTYGPRQSARAVIPTIISQIAAGQRQIRLGSLSPTRDFNYVADTCAAFLALAASDAALGQVVNASSQFEISIGDTAALIAEVMNAEVEIVTDEQRLRPEASEVNRLFGDNTRLRELTGWQPAYGSQEGLRRGLQRTAEWFIDPANLARYRPGAYAV; encoded by the coding sequence ATGAAACGAAAGAATCGCGTTCTAGTAACGGGAGCAGATGGATTTATCGGGTCTCATCTGGTCGAATATCTAATCAAAGAGGGTTACACCGTCAAGGCGTTCTGCATTTACAACTCATTGGGTAGCTGGGGGTGGCTCGACAGCCTTCCGCCTGCGCTGCAGGCCGAACTCGAGGTGGTGCTCGGTGATATCCGCGACCCCCTGTGCGTGCGGGAAGCCATGCTTGGCTGTGATCAGGTGTTTCACCTCGCTGCCTTGATCGCCATTCCCTACAGCTACGTGGCGCCCGCCAGCTATATCGACACAAACATCCATGGCACCCTCAATGTGGTGCAGGCGGCTCGGGATCTGGGGGTGCAGCGGGTGGTGCACACCTCCACCTCCGAAACCTATGGCACCGCACAGTTTGTGCCGATCACGGAAGACCATCCCCTGGTGGGCCAATCGCCCTACGCCGCCAGCAAGATCGGCGCCGATCAGATCGCTCTGAGCTACTGGCGCAGTTTTGAAACCCCCGTGGCCGTTCTGCGGCCGTTCAACACCTACGGCCCCCGTCAGAGTGCCCGTGCCGTGATCCCCACGATCATCAGCCAGATCGCAGCGGGCCAGCGCCAGATTCGTCTGGGCTCCCTCTCGCCCACCCGTGATTTCAACTACGTGGCCGACACCTGCGCCGCCTTCCTAGCGCTGGCCGCCAGCGATGCAGCCCTCGGCCAGGTGGTCAATGCTTCGAGCCAATTTGAAATTTCAATTGGCGACACCGCTGCACTGATCGCCGAGGTGATGAACGCCGAGGTGGAGATCGTCACCGACGAGCAACGGCTAAGGCCAGAGGCCTCTGAAGTGAACCGCCTGTTTGGCGACAACACGCGGCTGCGCGAACTCACCGGCTGGCAGCCGGCCTATGGCAGCCAAGAGGGTTTGCGCCGCGGTCTGCAACGTACGGCGGAGTGGTTCATCGATCCGGCAAACCTGGCCCGCTACCGGCCTGGGGCCTACGCCGTATGA